Sequence from the Equus quagga isolate Etosha38 chromosome 15, UCLA_HA_Equagga_1.0, whole genome shotgun sequence genome:
tactgtaaaacaatATGCTGTGTTACACCAGTAGCAGCCTCATACAGCTCGTGTTTACCACATCTCTTGATtgaatcattttctcttgtgtttaatcttgtgttgttttgcTCTTCATGGCCCCTAAGTGTAAAAAATCCattgctaatgttgccagtaagagtcCATGTCAAGTGATTTATCTGGAAACAAAACtgaaagtgattaaggactacgaaggtggaaaatcagtggcGGTTATTGctcgccagtcaggcatgtcccattctaCCATAGCTATggtcttgaagaacaagaacaaagcgAAGGAAGCTGTTAAAGAATTGGCTTCATTGAAGGCAACGGGACTAACAAAAATCTGAGTAGGgtctatatcagacatggagaaacttctaaagATCTGGATTGAAGACATGAAGCATATCCCTTTCAGCACCATAGTGATCACAGTCAAAGTGAAAAGTTTCCTCTGTTGGAAGAAAAGGCCGGACCCAACTacgatgttgaatttactgctagctctgggtagTTTAAACgattcaagaattgttatttattacataatgtgaaagtgagtagtgagtctgtgagtgctgatgtgaaggcattTGAAGAATTTTGGAAACTCTAgctaagctgattgtggaggcagattacttgccagagcaaatattcaacatGGGTGAAACCTCCCTGTTttggaaacagatgcctgaaaggactttcatttataaggaggccaagtcaatgccagctttcaaagattttaagggcaggataacagtcttgcttgggggcaatgttgcagacTACGGATTGAAAccttttgtgatctggcacagtgaaaaccccagggccttcaagcaaaTCAATAAGCATACAGTACCAGTATAccacaggagcaataagaagtcatggatgacccagttCTCtcccaagatgccctcctgaattgctatgccagcaaaatggagaagtactgtttggaaaataacataactttcaagattttgcttattattcATAATGCACCTGGACATCCTCCTTTCATTGGTGATCTTCATTCCAATATCAAAGCGGTGTTTCTCCCTCGAAACaacacctctttgatccaaccaatgaaTCAAGAAGTTACAGCAGTTTTTAAGGCCTACTACGTGAGGAAGACCTCTGCCCAGGCTATTGGTGCACCTGAGGAAGAccctgagaagacactgatgcaattctggaataATTGCAACATCGATGACTGCATCAAGAGCCTTGCTTGGGTTTGAgatgatgtcaccaaggagtgtatgaatggcatctggaagaagactcTCGAGAGTTTCATCCATGACTttaaaggatttgccaaggatgaggaggttgcaaaaatcaacaaggctgtggttgagatgacAACCAACATTAACCtgagtgtggatgaggatgacattgaggagctcctagaggtggttcctgagcaAGTGACTAATAAGTTGTAGGGACTGGAACAGAAATTCATAACTGAAGAGGagtcaagagaataagaaactGGGCAGAAGAATCTCCAAGAAAATCCACAGTGAAGgatttagcagaagcttttgcagacctcaacaagcttcTTAAAAATTTTGCGAGCATGGACCctaacactgaaaggttttcattaatagagaggaatgttcatggtgcattatctgcttataAGCGAATCTAtgatgaaacaaagaaacaaaccaagcaaaccaccatggacatatttctgaaaggAGTGAACCTCCTCAATAACAGTCTCAAGAAAGTCCTTCAGGAGATAGTCCAGAAGGCATCATTATCATAGCAAATGACAACTCCATGCATGTTACTGCCCCTAAAGACCTgttgggacaagatgtggaggtggaagacagtgatactgATGATCCTGTTTCTGTGTAGGCCTGGgcttatgtgtttatttgtgtccttgtttttaacaaaaaagtttaaaaagtcaaaaaaattaagaatagtaaAACGCTTATAGAacaaggatataaagaaaatatttttgtacagctataCAATATgcttgtgttttaagctgtgttattacaaaagagtcaaaaagttaaaaaaaaaaggttataaagtaaaaaagttacggTAAGCtaaagtttatttattattgaagaaagaaaaatatttttttataaatttagtgcagcctaagtgtacagtgtttataaggTCTAGAGTAGCACACAGTAATGTCCTAGGGCTTCACAtccactcaccactcactcactgactcacccagagcgaCTTCCAGTGCTGCAAGCTCCATTTATGGTAAGTGCTCTATACAAGtgcaccattttttattttttataccatatttttacagTATCTTCTCTATGCTttgatatgtttagatacacaaatacctaccgctgtgttacaattgcctacagtattcagtacagtaacattcTGTAAAGGCTTGTAGCCTAGAAGCAATAGGCtctaccatatagcctaggtgtgtggtaggttataccatctggatttgtgtaagtacactctatgatgtttgcacaaagacaaaatcacctaatgacacatttctcagaaggtattcCCATCTTTAAGTGATGCCTGACTGTATAGTATTCCTTGCTACATTTCCGTGAGATCCTACATTTTTGTAAGGCACAGCACTAGGACATCTACAAAATCCTTGGGAACCAACAATGAAACATGATCAGATGAAAGTATAAATATGCCGTAGAGCCcctgttgttaactatagtccaTGAATACAAACTGGAACTCTGCACGTCTTTGTGATTCCTCTCTGTGCTATCTCCTCCTCTCTTGCCATCTCTCTTACTCAACTTTCCTTTCAGAATTGCCTCAAGGGAACTTGTAAATTCAAGCTTACAATTAATTAAACTTGGTTTAGTGAAATCGTTAAGTCAATTCAGCTTTTGGCAATGCTAAAATGACCTTTAGGCTGATGCTTCCCTCTTCTGTTAGTTCCATAACCATTTATCCATTTTAGATCAGGAGCCCTGAGGGGACAGGGATTGTTTCCGTCTGGCTCGCTGTTCTTTCCCTAGTACTTGTCACTTTCTGAAACTTGATAGActctcaataaatgaatgaggaaactCAGAGTCCTAGTCTTTCAACACTTCACTTAGGGAGGAATTTTAGGCACACTAAGATTGATGATCTTAGACTACTCTGCACAACCCTGCCCCAACTCCCTGATCCAACAGAAAAATGCGTGTTGGGGAGGATTAGAGTCCAACATTACAGGTAACCTGTTAAATATGCTCATTAATCTCAAGGTATCTTGAAAATCTATAGTTTTAATTGTATTCTGTAGATGATTCTTATCAGTCTTTTCAACTGAAGACTGTCCAAGCCTGGCTTCCTTGCTGGCTGCCAGCGAAAAACATCATCTCAAAATAAAGAGGCCTTACTCCCAGGTTCTTCGAggcttcttctctcccttttcttttataaatcctATTCAATCTTTTTCTCAAAGTCTAAAACGCCTCAGTTACTTGCAAAACAACTAAGTTTCAGTTATTCTTCCATAGGCATCCTTTTGTTTCATACTCTCCTTCCCAATCTTTTCCATGTAGTAGAAAACTGGTTTTTCACGCTATCGGGTATACTATTGTCTTCCACTCAACAATGACTCACATGAAGACTCAAAAAGATGCCTAGTGTATACTCAATTTGTCCCAGCGACTGAAATCTATCAGCTCTAAGCTCTGGTCTAGACTCCGGTGAAAGCGCTGGCAAGCTAATTCTGTCTTCTAAAATTCTTAAGCAACCAGAAATTTTTTTCAAGCAAGGCTGTGTATGCTCTGCTTAAGTAACCTCTGCCAGATAGGAGAGAGATTTGaaaggcaaaaatagaaataacctgAGTAAAGACCGTTTCTAACTATAAAGAAGCTTTCCTGCAGACTGTCAATAAGATTCAGTATTAAAGCTCTTTATATGAGAGAGTAAGTGGCTCTGAAAAGAGCCTTTGGGTTTCACGGTGGTTGTAACTAGGTTTACTTGGAGCTGGTGTACTTGGTGACGGCCTTGGTGCCCTCCGACACGGCGTGCTTGGCCAGCTCCCCGGGCAGCAGCAGGCGCACGGCCGTCTGGATCTCCCTGGAGGTGATGGTCGAGCGCTTGTTGTAATGCGCCAGGCGCGACGCCTCGCCCGCGATGCGCTCGAAGATGTCGTTGACGAACGAGTTCATGATGCCCATGGCCTTGGACGAGATGCCGGTGTCGGGGTGGACCTGCTTCAGCACCTTGTACACGTACACAGAGTAACTCTCTTTGCGGCTACGCTTGCGCTTCTTACCATCCTTCTTTTGTGCCTTGGTGACTGCTTTTTTTGAACCCTTCTTCGGGGCAGGCGCTGACTTAGCTGGCTCAGGCATGATGAGAAAGCCTCGATCTGAAACTCAGAGGGAAAAGCATCCACTACCCGGCTCGTCTATTTTTGTAGGTCTTCTATGCAAATAGACACTTAATCTATCTCAGTTCCTGATTGGATCAAATCAGCCAGTGGAAACTTTTTATGCAAATAAGGTGAATTCAAATCTACGTTTTGATTGGCTGTTTATGTGGAAACAATCTATGTTGTTTTAtctttcctaagaaaaaaatagctttcgTTTTCAAAACAGTGCAAAAAAGATTAAGCTTTAACAAAGGTATCTATTTATGAGCCTTGTGTCTCCCTAGAACCGGACCTAAGGAGGCAAAAGCTTGATGTAAATGTATAGCTagtttcctgccaaattgctgtTGCCAGGTTAACTCTAGGAAAGAGAACGTACAAATTAGCTAAATACTGAAATGTTCTCAAAATTACGACATTGACATTCCCAGTTTGGTGTGATCAAAGTTGTCAACATTCGTTTTCAAGATCAAAGAATCGTCACATTTAAACAGCGTTGCAATTTTTGTGTTCACTGGGAACAGAATGTCTCGAAGTGATGCCACTGTTTGTTGGAGGGTTCCTAACTATGGAATAGCGTGCTTGCGTTGCTAAAATAAGCATTTCTTCAAAGTCAGAAGCTTTGATAAAAGGACGAACTGGACTGGATCTGTCACGTTGAAACTTGCAGTTTTTGATACGGCTCAGGAACTGTGGGACGttcatttctgccttttcccaAACTTAATCCCAAATAagggaattaaaacaaaaccaactaAGGAACATGTAAAAGATAAAAGAGCCTTAATAAAGGACTGAAAATCATAAATGAGAGAGATAATAGAATACGTTCCAATAGGTCAGGATTTTCTACAGTGAGACCTGGTAGCCAATCACAAGGCCTATCAGGTTACTTAATTCACGGCGCGGAATTTGAAGATTCGGACCAATCAGGAGGATTTTGCCTTTATAAATAAGAGCAAGAACGGCGGCGCTTCCAGTTGTAAACTGTGTTTGCAGTTCCTTACCATGGCTCGTACCAAGCAGACAGCTCGCAAATCCACCGGCGGCAAGGCGCCGCGTAAACAGCTGGCCACCAAAGCTGCTCGCAAGAGCGCGCCGGCCACGGGCGGCGTGAAGAAGCCCCACCGCTACCGGCCCGGCACGGTGGCCCTGCGCGAGATCCGCCGCTACCAAAAGTCCACCGAGCTGCTGATCCGCAAGCTGCCCTTCCAGCGCCTGGTGCGCGAGATCGCGCAGGACTTCAAGACCGACCTGCGCTTCCAGAGCTCGGCCGTGATGGCGCTGCAGGAGGCGTGCGAGGCCTACCTGGTGGGGCTCTTTGAGGACACCAACCTGTGCGCCATCCACGCCAAGCGCGTCACCATCATGCCCAAGGACATCCAGCTCGCGCGCCGTATTCGTGGGGAGAGGGCATAAGTGTCTTTATGAGTGAGCCCTAACTTCAAACCCAAAGGCTCTTTTCAGAGCCACCTACAATTTCAATTTGAGATGCTGTATACAAGGAGCGAAATCTGCCTCTGAAACAAAGCATAGGACAGGTAGAAGGGCAGCAGCCCTTGCT
This genomic interval carries:
- the LOC124226082 gene encoding histone H2B type 1-C/E/F/G/I gives rise to the protein MPEPAKSAPAPKKGSKKAVTKAQKKDGKKRKRSRKESYSVYVYKVLKQVHPDTGISSKAMGIMNSFVNDIFERIAGEASRLAHYNKRSTITSREIQTAVRLLLPGELAKHAVSEGTKAVTKYTSSK